In Centroberyx gerrardi isolate f3 chromosome 11, fCenGer3.hap1.cur.20231027, whole genome shotgun sequence, the following are encoded in one genomic region:
- the LOC144541732 gene encoding histone H2B 1/2-like — MPDPAKSAPKKGSKKAVTKAAGKGGKKRRKTRKESYAIYVYKVLKQVHPDTGISSKAMGIMNSFVNDIFERIAGEASRLAHYNKRSTITSREIQTAVRLLLPGELAKHAVSEGTKAVTKYTSSK, encoded by the coding sequence ATGCCTGACCCCGCCAAGTCAGCGCCCAAGAAGGGCTCCAAGAAAGCCGTGACCAAGGCCGCCGGCAAGGGCGGCAAGAAGCGCAGAAAGACCAGGAAGGAGAGCTACGCCATCTACGTGTACAAGGTGCTCAAGCAGGTCCATCCCGACACCGGCATCTCGTCCAAAGCCATGGGCATCATGAACTCGTTCGTCAACGACATCTTCGAGCGCATCGCCGGTGAGGCGTCTCGCCTGGCTCACTACAACAAGCGCTCCACCATCACTTCCAGGGAGATTCAGACCGCCGTCCGCCTGCTGCTGCCCGGTGAGCTGGCCAAGCACGCCGTGTCCGAGGGCACTAAGGCGGTCACCAAGTACACCAGCTCCAAGTAA
- the LOC144541795 gene encoding histone H4 — MSGRGKGGKGLGKGGAKRHRKVLRDNIQGITKPAIRRLARRGGVKRISGLIYEETRGVLKVFLENVIRDAVTYTEHAKRKTVTAMDVVYALKRQGRTLYGFGG, encoded by the coding sequence ATGAGTGGCcgtggaaaaggaggaaagggactCGGTAAAGGAGGCGCCAAGCGTCACCGGAAAGTTCTCCGTGATAACATCCAGGGAATCACCAAACCCGCCATCCGCCGTCTGGCTCGCCGCGGCGGTGTCAAGCGTATCTCCGGTCTGATCTACGAGGAGACCCGCGGGGTGCTCAAGGTCTTCCTGGAGAACGTCATCCGTGATGCCGTCACCTACACCGAGCACGCCAAGAGAAAGACCGTCACCGCCATGGATGTGGTGTATGCTCTGAAGAGGCAGGGCCGCACTCTGTACGGCTTCGGCGGTTAA
- the LOC144541728 gene encoding histone H2A-like, with product MSGRGKTGGKARAKAKTRSSRAGLQFPVGRVHRLLRKGNYAERVGAGAPVYLAAVLEYLTAEILELAGNAARDNKKTRIIPRHLQLAVRNDEELNKLLGGVTIAQGGVLPNIQAVLLPKKTEKPAKK from the coding sequence ATGTCTGGAAGAGGTAAAACAGGCGGTAAGGCTCGTGCCAAGGCAAAGACCCGCTCATCTCGTGCCGGTCTTCAGTTCCCCGTCGGCCGTGTTCACAGGCTGCTGCGCAAAGGCAATTATGCCGAGCGTGTCGGTGCCGGAGCTCCGGTCTATCTGGCGGCGGTGCTCGAGTACCTGACCGCTGAGATCCTGGAGTTGGCCGGGAACGCCGCTCGCGACAACAAGAAGACCCGTATCATCCCCCGTCACCTGCAGCTGGCCGTCCGCAACGACGAGGAGCTCAACAAGCTCCTGGGCGGAGTGACCATCGCTCAGGGCGGCGTGCTGCCCAACATCCAGGCGGTGCTGCTGCCCAAGAAGACCGAGAAGCCCGCCAAGAAGTAA
- the LOC144537841 gene encoding histone H2A-like, with the protein MSGRGKTGGKARAKAKTRSSRAGLQFPVGRVHRLLRKGNYAQRVGAGAPVYLAAVLEYLTAEILELAGNAARDNKKTRIIPRHLQLAVRNDEELNKLLGGVTIAQGGVLPNIQAVLLPKKTEKPAKK; encoded by the coding sequence ATGTCTGGACGCGGAAAAACCGGCGGCAAAGCTCGTGCCAAGGCAAAGACCCGCTCATCTCGTGCCGGTCTTCAGTTCCCTGTCGGCCGTGTTCACAGGCTGCTGCGCAAAGGCAACTATGCCCAGCGTGTGGGTGCCGGAGCCCCGGTCTATCTGGCGGCGGTGCTCGAGTACCTGACCGCTGAGATCCTGGAGTTGGCCGGAAACGCCGCTCGCGACAACAAGAAGACCCGTATCATCCCCCGTCACCTGCAGCTGGCCGTCCGCAACGACGAGGAGCTCAACAAGCTGCTGGGCGGAGTGACCATCGCTCAGGGCGGCGTGCTGCCCAACATCCAGGCGGTGCTGCTGCCCAAGAAGACCGAGAAGCCCGCCAAGAAGTAA
- the LOC144541790 gene encoding histone H3 produces MARTKQTARKSTGGKAPRKQLATKAARKSAPATGGVKKPHRYRPGTVALREIRRYQKSTELLIRKLPFQRLVREIAQDFKTDLRFQSSAVMALQEASEAYLVGLFEDTNLCAIHAKRVTIMPKDIQLARRIRGERA; encoded by the coding sequence ATGGCCAGAACCAAGCAGACCGCCCGTAAATCCACTGGAGGAAAAGCTCCCAGGAAGCAGCTCGCCACCAAGGCTGCCAGGAAAAGCGCCCCGGCCACCGGCGGCGTGAAGAAGCCCCACCGTTACAGGCCCGGTACCGTGGCTCTGAGAGAGATCCGTCGCTACCAGAAATCCACCGAGCTGCTGATCCGCAAGCTGCCCTTCCAGCGCCTGGTCCGAGAGATCGCTCAGGATTTCAAGACCGACCTGCGCTTCCAGAGCTCCGCTGTCATGGCTCTGCAGGAGGCCAGCGAGGCTTACCTGGTCGGCCTGTTTGAGGACACCAACCTGTGCGCCATCCACGCCAAGAGGGTCACCATCATGCCCAAGGACATCCAGCTGGCCCGCCGCATCCGCGGAGAGCGAGCTTAA